TGGCATCTGCACCTGTGGTTCGTTTGGATGGCTATTCTCTTCAGATTAAGGATTTGCTTTTCGTTTTTGCAGGATATGAAAACCTAGACCATGTAAACAtctttttcccatttttttaattagcttGAAAATGTATTTGCAAGTTAACTATACTAATTACTATGTATAGGTGCATTCTCATGTTGATGTTTACAATTTTACAACAAATACATGGACTGAGAGTTTTGCAATCCCAAAAGATATGGCACATTCACATTTAGGGGTGGCTACTGATGgaagatacatatatatagtgtCAGGACAATATGGTCCCCAATGCAGGGGACCTACAGCAAACACATTTGTTTTGGACACGCACACCAGAAAATGGGAAAGCTTGCCACCATTACCAGCACCAAGGTATGTATCCTTGCTGGCTTATCCCAAGAACACATCTCTCAGAAGTCTTTTGTAACATTAAACCTAGACTAGATTGTGTACCTTATTTCTTACAATAATCACATATGGAAATGGGGGTTGTTGATATAGTATTAGTTTCTTGTGCATCTAAAGGTGTGTGACcaagtggtcaatgaagtggtttAAGAAACCGTGGGTTGTAGAGACCGCATCTGCTGAGGTTCCAGATTAGTATTGTCCTTAGACTTCAGTTTAGTGGTAAGGTGCAGCAGATAATGTGTGGGTTAGGCGCACATCAAGGTTTCAAATTCTGCTGCAGACAAAAAGCCTGGTATTTTAAGTGGAAAATGGTAGAGGAATGCGTCCATCATCCATCAAGTTTGTAACTATAAGGAATGCGCCCATCATCCATTTAGGTTCTAGATTAGCATCACATCGTAGTGATAGCATATTGAAGTATAAGTACCTTATGATGAGTTTTATACAAAACTAGAGTAATGTCTAGGGTTTTTTCAGGTATGCACCAGCAACTCAGCTTTGGAAAGGCAGGCTACATGTGATGGGTGGAGGCAAAGAGAATCGCCACACCCCTGGATTAGATCATTGGAGTCTTGCAGTAGCAAATGGAAAAGCCTTAGAGAAGCACTGGCGCAAAGAAGTACCCATTCCTCGCGGAGGACCACATAGGTTTGTCAGTCGTTCTTTCTAAGGCTATAGCCCTTGTTCCATTTTACTTTTATGAGGACTTTAAAAGCTAAAACTATGTTGAAGGTTAAACGTTTGAACTTGAGTAGTTTGAGAATAGCAATTCAAAATGTCTAACAGGTCCATATTGAAAATTGTGCTCTcctttcttcaaaagtatataaCCCGTTCTGAAATGCAATTTATTTCAAAACCTGATCTTGAGGCTATTCCCCACAGGGCTTGTATTGCTGTTGGTGATCGGCTCTACGTAATTGGTGGTCAAGAGGGTGATTTCATGGCCAAACCTGGCTCCCCTATTTTTAAATGCTCACGAAGGTTCGAGGTATATGTTGCTATAGTTTTTATCTAGGTTCAGTTATCTGATTATTAAATCTTAAGTATTCTTGTTTCAGTCTGGTCAACTAAACTCGAGGTTCTGTCTTCCTTTTGATAGTCTTGTCTCAAAGTTCTTTTGGGGAAGTTGCTATAATTTCTATGTTTGTGGCTTCAGGTGGTTTTTGGAGATGTTTATATGCTGGATGAAAGTATGAAATGGAAAGGGTTGCCTTCTATGCCAAAACCGGTTTCGCACATAGAATGTTCTTGGGTTATTGTAAATAATTCTATTGTTATTGTTGGAGGCACAACAGAGAAGCATCCTGTGACCAAAAGGATGATTTTAGTTGGAGAGGTGTTCCAGTTCAACCTAAATACACTGGTATTTTACCTTTTCTTAATCAATATCAAAGTTGGCAATATCTTTGTCTTAAACTACATAACATACTTTTTTATGAAGTTTCAGTTTAGTTACTTCTCTGTTTTATTGCCTTCCATTCGAGTGACTACATAACTTATTTCCTTTTCAGACttgagtatttttttaattacgaATTTGTGCAGACATGGTCTGTCATCGGAAAGATGCCATATCGGGCGAAGACAACACAGGCGGGGTTCTGGAATGGATGGTTGTATTTCACCTCTGGACAGCGGGATAGAGGACCAGATAATCCACAGCCCAGGAAAGTAGTAGGAGATACATGGAGAACCAAATTGAGATTACAATGATATGTTACTGATTCCTGGCTACCATGTCGCTTTTCAATGTTATTGAATGTCAAAGTCAAGTTAATTTGTCGTTTGCAAAGAAAAATGTAGCTCATACActactattcattttttaaaatttattatttaggCAGTTGTATTAGCATATTTGGTGGCCTGTCCTGGGTCTAGAATTCCAATGGAAGGAAAAGACGACAAACAAATACTTAAATAGGGAAGCATCTTATTTTGCCATTACATGCTCAGCCAACTAGCCGGATATCTGCTGCAAGATgataaatatatgtaaaatagtACGTAAAAAGAAGGGTATCCATTTTTGTAATAACCCAAAACTGGGAGATGGAGGAACTTACTTCTTTAAACAAATTAACAAAAACACCAATGTCCACTAAAGAAGATGGAACATTATGATCCTCCTAGCCTCTTACTGCAACTAGAAAGTTTCCTTGCTAGATAGTAAACTAAAACTAGAGCAAGCAGTTCAACCTGCccacacaaaacaaaaaacaaaagggcaaATGGAACAAACATGATACCACTGATTGAACCAGGAGTTAAATACACCTATTTCCTTAGCCATTTCTTGAGGACAATGGAATAAAGTTTGCTTATATTTCAAATGAACATATCAGCATCATTTGCCATATTTACTCAGAAAACTGAACTCTGCTAGTCTCAGACAGTGAATTTCTGAGGAACACTgtcaaaatcatcaaaatcaaatctcTGTCTCTCCCTTCCAACCTGCATAAGCAAGTAATCACAAATTAAATTAGTGAAAAACACAGTTGTTCTATTAAGCAGTTAGCAAAAGAGGACTTTGACATAGTTTTACCTTTCCTAGGTACATAGGATCACATGACATAAGTTCATCCATAGAAGTCAGCTTTTTCGACACCACCATCAATCTGCAATAGAAAAACATACATCATTGTAGTTTTTAGATATCCTTTCATAGCAATTGATAGAATAGTAACAAAAAAAGCAGGACTCACATATTGTTGGTTCGTTAAAACATATGTACACAGAGAGATAGAGATGTCAAGAATAAAGTAAATCTAATAGATAACCCTACCCTTTACCCTCACCCTACTATCAACCAGTGATGCAAAGTAGAATTTCCATCCTATTTATGTACACATCTACTAAATTTCAGTTTCACCCTCCCTTACTCACTTGTATTTTAGAAACACCTCCCTTATGTAGCACAGTTGGTGCAGATATCCAAATTGCTGGATGGAAATTGGCATTCTTTTGTGCATACCATCCATCATTAGTACCATGTGCAAAAGTTCAAATTCATTCCAACTTTATTTGGGGTTTGAGATTAAATGTAAATTCTCAAAAAGCCAATCAGTAGCTATAGCCACCACAT
The Solanum stenotomum isolate F172 chromosome 12, ASM1918654v1, whole genome shotgun sequence DNA segment above includes these coding regions:
- the LOC125847701 gene encoding kelch repeat-containing protein At3g27220-like isoform X2, which translates into the protein MIRSTAKHSFAKPIILLLAFVALLAISLTRDFHSASSSAYVSLATTWAPDKYRINVSNHSLKDAGGSNRDRYPERALAMTYADLPAPELKWEQMASAPVVRLDGYSLQIKDLLFVFAGYENLDHVHSHVDVYNFTTNTWTESFAIPKDMAHSHLGVATDGRYIYIVSGQYGPQCRGPTANTFVLDTHTRKWESLPPLPAPRYAPATQLWKGRLHVMGGGKENRHTPGLDHWSLAVANGKALEKHWRKEVPIPRGGPHRACIAVGDRLYVIGGQEGDFMAKPGSPIFKCSRRFEVVFGDVYMLDESMKWKGLPSMPKPVSHIECSWVIVNNSIVIVGGTTEKHPVTKRMILVGEVFQFNLNTLTWSVIGKMPYRAKTTQAGFWNGWLYFTSGQRDRGPDNPQPRKVVGDTWRTKLRLQ
- the LOC125847701 gene encoding kelch repeat-containing protein At3g27220-like isoform X1, translated to MIRSTAKHSFAKPIILLLAFVALLAISLTRDFHSASSSAYVSLATTWAPDKYRINVSNHSLKNQDAGGSNRDRYPERALAMTYADLPAPELKWEQMASAPVVRLDGYSLQIKDLLFVFAGYENLDHVHSHVDVYNFTTNTWTESFAIPKDMAHSHLGVATDGRYIYIVSGQYGPQCRGPTANTFVLDTHTRKWESLPPLPAPRYAPATQLWKGRLHVMGGGKENRHTPGLDHWSLAVANGKALEKHWRKEVPIPRGGPHRACIAVGDRLYVIGGQEGDFMAKPGSPIFKCSRRFEVVFGDVYMLDESMKWKGLPSMPKPVSHIECSWVIVNNSIVIVGGTTEKHPVTKRMILVGEVFQFNLNTLTWSVIGKMPYRAKTTQAGFWNGWLYFTSGQRDRGPDNPQPRKVVGDTWRTKLRLQ